The Oryza glaberrima chromosome 5, OglaRS2, whole genome shotgun sequence DNA segment ACGGCCAAGGCTGCTTCTTCAACCTCCGGCAAGTAATGGCggttcccccctccctctctccccccctctctctctctctctctctctctctctctctctctctccaaatgAGCTCGCCGCGGGTGAGAATAGCGGGTTGCTTGCCTAGCAAGAAACTTATCCAGAGTAATGCCTCCCCGCGTCACCCACTTGCGCTGCGCCTGAACCTTCCAGAAgcaatccgccgccggcgtcgattCACCTATAAATTGCTAGTCATTGGCCTCGCAAATCGCTCGCACACCCGCCTCGCATCAGGTCCCCAAAGGCCAATCAATCCACCACGTGAGAAGCGACCGAGCGAGCGTGAGTATCGAGAGCAATGGCGAGGGATCTCCGAGGCCGCGGCCGCAGGAAAGCCGGCCATGTCAGGTCTCTCCAGGATGCGCGCCGTGTGGTCGACATGTACGGCCATCGCGTGGGGTTCAAGGCCAAGGTGGTGGCGCTGCACGGCGGCATCAGGCAGGCTCGCGCCGTCCACGCCATCCTCTCGCGTCAGCTCGGTGGCGAGAAGAAGTGGGAGATTCGGGACATGCCGAAGCTGGAGCTCCTGATCGCCGTTCATCGGGAcatcgcggccgccgccgagagcCTGGACTACCCGATTCGCGCCTTCACCACCGCGCAGCACCCACCTCCCGCTCCCGGCTCCCCGATCAGCCTCGAGTccgtccgcctccgcctcaccGCCTGCGTactcgacgacgccgacgaagacgacgacggggcctATCACTTTGCCGGGGACGAGCTCCTGCGCGTCACAAGCCTGCAGCACGCCGGCAACGCTCTCCTCCACaagcagctcggcggcggcatcgtcgaGGACAAGGTGCGGGGGCtgggcgagctcctcctcggcctcgccaCCTCCATGATCACGGAGGGTCCGATCCCCTCGGTGCTGTTCGACGACGTCCCGGTGCAGCACCCTCCGCTATCCAAGGCCAAACTGCTCCAGTTCATGCGGCAGGCGAAGCGCCAAATCCTTGATGTTTGGGATGCGCGGATCTCCGGGCCCCACTTCGATGGAATGAGAGGCCAAACTGCTCCAGTTCATGCGGCAGGCGAAGCGCCAAGTCCTTGATGTTTGGGATGGGCGGATCTCCAAGCCCAACTTCGATGGAATGGGGTGAGTTGTTAGTTGCTACTACTTCACTTCGGGGGCAAAAACTGACGACATGGGGGTGGAAACAGCGTAGGCATCGCATCTTCTTGAGGATAGGTCGGGTTCGCGTGATTAGTGGGATGGTACTCGTATTCGAGGGGTGACTATAGTGAGCCGCAAATTTGACAATTTGGCCCTTTTTGGAAACTATTTGCAAATTTGGTCCCTGGCAAAAACTATCACCTGGACCCTGACCTCAGCGCCAAGGTCGATGGCGCTGAGGTGTTACCGCATCGGCGCTGAGTACTTGACGGCCCTAAGGCGAACGGCGCAATGTCAGCGCCGACTGACTTGGCGCTGAACTTCGGGACCTCAGCGCCATCGGGTCTGGCGCTGAGGTCCTATAACCCTTGGCCAAGCCGCGCCCAGCAGCCCGGGCCTTCTTTCTTCCTTAGTGGCTGTCGGctgaggcgcggcggcgccgaactatctctctcctcccctccaaaaaatcaaaaaaatccTCACTAAATCGTCGCATTTTGGAGGGGAAATTGTTGGAGGACATAGTGGCAAGGTATTCTCCTCCGAATCCTCTCGTCATTTCGCATTTTTTTGCTTGGATTTGCTCATTGATGGATGAACCCTAGAATAGTGATTTGGGGTTATTTTCCCTAATTAGTTGGTTCTCTACTCTGTGGTTGTGGTTGTTGTTGGTGATGCAATGGTTAGATGCTCATAGAACCCTAATTTTTAGTGGAGATTTTTGGCACTTAGGGAAGAACCCTAATTTTTTCCCCCAAATTAGTGAAGaacacttcatttttttttaattttcatcaCAATGCGAGAGTTCAAATTTAGGATGGATAGTTACAAatggaagtttgtgtatgtttAGATATTTATGGACAATTTCGTTGGGGGACATAGTTGtaggttagatttttttattgcaaattcaagtttttaaaaaatgcaatATGCTAATATGTCGGTTAATGTTGTAGATGGATAGATTAGTACGATTGCACTATGGTGGTTCGGTGGTAGAGCAAAGTAACAGTGGTAGCAATTTCGAGGGGATGAGTGTTAAGCAACTTATATTTGGTGGAAAACCTAGCTTTGAGGAGTTAGTTTGTCGTACAAAGGATGTGCTGGGGTGGAGCAATCAGTCTATAGCTATACAAGGTAGATATGATGTTGGAGCAGGACCCATTTCACACAAGTACATGCTAGATTTGAATGGGGAGTTGGAGTGGAACACATATGTGGATATAGTGTTGGGCTCCCAATTCAAGTCGCTTGAGGTGGTTGCTTCGAAGTTTGATCGTACTGACTGCAGAGATAATTCTTTTGACCTCAATCGCACACTGTTTTATGATGAACCAAACTATGAAGcatttgatgatgaaggagataTGAAAAGTCAGTCGGTTAAGTCTTTGACAGTTGAGGAAGTTATAGAATCTCAAGGGATGGGGGTTGATGTTAACATGCAAAAGAAGGAAGCAGTTGATGCGAATGAGGGAAGGAGTCAGGAATCTGAAAGGGTGGAGATAAATGTGGAGTTGCAGAAGGAGGAAGCAGTTGAGGCGAATAAGTCAAGCAGGCTTGAATCAGAAGGGGTGGAGGTAAATGTGGAATTGCAGAAGGAGGAAGCAATAGAGATAAATGAGGCAAGGAGTCAGGCACTTCCAATAGTTGGAAATCAtgttgatgatgataatgaagtGGCAGATGGATCAATGgggggaggtggagaagagCGTACAACGGATGCTCAATTAGCATCCTTGGTGCGGTTCTGTTTTCGAGACAAAATATATACTCGGAGGGAGTGTGAGGAGACTTTATTGATGAATGGATTGAGTGTTGATTTGCTGCACGAACATTCAGAGGAGTATGATGACACACATGAGGAGGAGGGATATGAGGTTGAGTATGCCGTAGACTCAGATGACGATCGTCCAATAGCCAAGATGTCTCAGGAAGAAAGGGAGGTGTTTGAGATATTAGTTGGACGCAATCCAGAGGTTGTTCAGTTCGAGGATGTTAGCAATTCTGAGCTAGCAGTTGTTGATGGAGGAGTAACATACAATGGCATCATCGATGCAATGGGTGAGGAGCCAAAGAAGGGTTTGGAATTTAAATCTCTTGAGCTATTACAGATATGGCTGCAGAGTTACTCGATCAGTGTGCATCGTCCATTCCATGTGAAGCACTCCAACGCTTCTAAAAAGTATACGGTGGCCTGCATCGAAGAATCATGCGAATGACAGGTTCGTGCAAGGAATACTAAGGATGGGAGGTGGAGAGTTACCGGTGTAGGCAAAGAGCACACATGTTGTAGTGCTGAGGCTTCGGGCAAGCACTTGCAACTAACTTCTAAGTTCATCGGTAATAGGTTGCAACCATTTGTCCGAGCTGAGCCGACATTGACTCCTGCTGCTATAGTTGAGGCTGTGGAGGCCATATGGCACTATCATCCTTCGTACGGTAAAGCTTGGCCTGCAAAGCAGGTGGCCATGAAGAACATATGGGGAGATTGGGATGAGGCATATGTTCGGATCCCAACGCTTCTAAATGCTATTAAGGCTAAGAACCCCACAATGCATTATGTTGTTGAGCCTCACCCAGAGAGGTCGAGGCCAGTTGATGGGGTAATGAGACGTGTATTTGGGCGTGCCGCATGGATCTTTGGGCAGTGTGTGGAGGCCTTCAACCACATGCGTCCAGTGATAGCAATTGACGGTACCTTCTTGACAGGGAAATTTCAAGGTACTTTGCTGACAGCAATTGGTTCTGATGCGGGTTTGCAACTAGTCCCCTTAGCCTTTGCTCTGGTAGAGAGGGAGAATAACTACAACTGGGAGTGGTTCATCAGTATGATTAGGAGATGCTTGATAGGACCCAACAGAGAAGTGTGCATCATCTCAGATAGACACCAAGGCATCCTACGGTCAATCAACAATATCATCCTAGGTCACCGTCCAGTACATCACAGATGGTGTATGCGTCACTTGTGCGCTAACTTCTACAGCGCTGGTGCAACTCAAATTCAGATGAAGGATCTAGAGCGCATTTGTCAAATAAATGAGAAGTCTGAGTTCAAGAAGGAGGTGAAGCACCTCATTGATTTCCTTGAGCCTGGACCAAAGAAGTGGCTTCTAGACATTATGCCACAGAGGCACAAGTGGGCACGGTCCTGTGATCCTGGAGGTCGTAGATTCGGCTTCATGACGAGCAACATGGCAGAGAGTTTCAACAATGTGCTCAGAGGCATTCGTAGGCTACCAGTAACAGCCATCGTGGCATACACGTTCAGCAAGTGCAATACGTGGTTTGTTGATAGGCATAAGTTCGTGACAGCTGCATCACAAAAGCGTGAGAAGTGGCCGAAAAGAATTAAGAAGGAGCTTGACATAAAGAAAGCACGTACTCTGGGCCAACGTACGACTTGCTTCGACTTCCCTACAGCGAAGTACGAAGTGACTGAGCAAGGTGGAGTTATAGAAGGTGGAGTGCAATGGGGTGGCCGACATTACACGGTGGTTGCGACAGCCAACACTTGTACATGCCAATATCCGGAATTGCACCACATGCCATGCTCCCACATGTTCACTGTTTGTAGGCTAAGACGTATGGATGCAGAGGCGCCCCCTAGGATATGCTTTGAAGCTTCTAACGTAGCTTTGCAACATACATACTCCCCTAGGTTCGAGCCATATCTAGATCCAACtcaatggccaagttatgacgGTGAGGTGTTTGTACCAGACTTGTCAAAGATGATTGTTACTCCTGGCAGAAGAAGAACTAAAAGGTTTATCAATGACATGGATAGGGGATACAAGGGGATCGGTCTTGGTTGGTCACAGAAGCCGAATGATGGCAATTCTGAGCGTGTAGTGCCTAATAGGTGTTCCATATGCCACAAAGTAAGTCATAAGAAGACTACATGCCCTAAGCGCGACAAGTCTAAGGATCGGCCCAGAAAACGACGACGCACTTGTAGAGGGGGAGAAGGTCCTAGTACACAGGTGGTTAGAATGCACAGTTTGCTTTTGTTTCATTGCATCATTCATATTTGCATGTCAATAATTTCAGTTAAATTCACAATTTGCTTACTTTTACTATTTCACTTATATTTACATGTTTCTAACTTCTTTTTTCCATATGCAGGATGGCGCAGGCCCTAGCTTTGGAGCCGTAGTACGAGGAGAGGCACCGAGCTCGCAGGATAGCGGAGGGAGGGGTAATATACTATTAATTGCTTATTATTCACTTGTTCAATTGTTCAATGAATCTCACTTGTTCAATTGTTGTTTTGTGCACAGGGTCTGAAGCTGTTGCGGATTCGAGGGCACTTGGCAGGGGATATGCCCTTCGACAACCGCTACATCCCTCGACTAGGGGCCGCCAAGCTCACGCCGTTCATCACCATGGCTCAGAGGCCAATGCCTGTTTACAACAGGCCAGCACTCACAGCGCTCGTCGACCGGTGGCGACCGGAGACACACACCTTCCACCTTCCTTGTGGCGAGCTGACGGTGACACTCGAGGACATCGCCATGATCCTGGCTCTCCCCATCCAGGGGAGAGCGGTCACCGGTGACACGAGCTCGGGTAACTGGCGGCTGACGGTGGCCAACTACCTTGGAGTCGAGCCTCCGGAAGCCCCTGCCGGTCAGAGGCTTACGAAGACTTCCGGAGTTCCCCTCCAGTGGTTGCGCACCACCTTCAGTCACTGCCCGCAGGACGCTGACGACTTGACGGTCGATTGTTACTGCAGGGCGTACGTGCTCTACTACTTCGGCAATGTGTTGTTTCCTGATTCAGGTGGTGACATGGCTTCCTGGATGTGGCTTCGTCTTCTAGGGGATTGGACAGAGGCAGGGCAGTAAAGTTGGGGTTCGGCAGCCCTAGCTTGGTTGTACAGGCAGTTGTGTGATGCCTGCCAGCGCCTTTCTAACACCTCCAACCTAGCAGGTTGTGTGTGGTTGCTGCAGGttcgatttcttttttttttgtacattCCACCATCATATCGATACGTTACTAACTTGTACTTGTGAACATTGTCTCGCAGATTTGGATGTGGATTAGGCTTCCCGTTGGACGACCGATGTGGCACAACCACCCTCAGTGGCCGTGGCAGCAGGAGGAGAGGCGTCCCACGGTTGCTTTTCTTTGGGAGCTTGTCCCACAGCCAGTAGTAGGGCGCAAAAATGAGGCCTACTACCACTACACAAATGAGATGGATTGCCTCCAGCCTCAGCACGTGAgttactaattaattttttttgatgtACTTGTTATTTTCTAACAGTGGCCTAACATGTTCTTTTTGTGAAACCAGGTGGTGTGGCAGCCGTATGAGCACATAGGGATCGACATCAACGCCATGTGCTACATACCGGAAGATATGAAGTTTCTCAGGTGCCCCTTGATTTGCTTCTACGCCGTTGAGTGGCAGCTCATTCATCGCGTGCTAAGGCAGTTCGGCTTGCGTCAACCCATACCAGAACCATTCCCGATGGGGCTCGACCTCCACAAGTAAGATTTGCATTGTGCATATCATTTTCAAACTTTCTCTTCGGCATTGGTTACTCAAGTTCTAACcaaattatttgttttgttgaatGACTGTAGGTTGGACCGCAGGAAGAACAAGAAGATTACGGACTGGCATGCTCATCATCTCCATCTTATTGAGCGGTGGGACAACACAGCAGCTAACGTAGTGCCTCACGGAGTGGAGCACAACAAGACATACTTCGACGAGTACCTAGCTTGGCTCCTGAGGAACTACCGCCTTTTCCTTCGGCCGGCATGGACTCTAGCTAACATAGCTACAGATCCCGAGGATGTTGAGGAGATGAACGAGTATGACACCTACACTCGAGCAGGGGCGACGGTCGAGTACGGGCCTGTACGTGACCGAGTGGTAAGTATTAAGGCTCAGAGTTGTTCATTTCACATACACCTACATGTTCTCACAATATTAAATCCACTTGCAGGCACGTGAGCTGATGAGGTCCGTGAACGACGCGGGTGTTGCCCTTGGCACACCTGCTGGGTCAGAGAATGAAGTTGGGATACTTCGGAGCGCACTTCAGGTAATTAACCAATTAGTTCAATCCATGAATCATTTCACTTGCCTCTAActaatttgttttgttcttgCAGAGGCTAAAACAATGAAGTCGGATGTTAGCGGCAAGACTTGGTTGTAGGTCCACAGACGCAGTCGACCCACAACCAAGACTAACGCGGACACAGGCCGGAGAAACAAGTCAACAAAGAGctgaagaggaaggggaggaagaacatgatgaaggggaggaagaacatgaggaaggggaagaaggagatggacAGAGTgacgaagaggaagaggaacaaCCCGAAGAAATCGGGTCATCTCAGCTTGCAGGTGCCCCGCAGCCATCGCAGCCTTCCCAGGGTCGCCCGCAGAGAAAGAGGGCACCGGTGGACCGGTACACACCTTCCACTAGTGGCCGGAGGGGTTGGCACTAGTGGATTACTTTGTACTTAACACTCTAGGCAGCGTTAGACTTTATATCAAACTCCAGATGGATGTGATGGTTGATGGATGTGTTGGACTCTATATTTTGTGATGGTTGATGGATGTGATGAACTCTAAATACTGTGATGGTTGATGGATGTTCAGTTGCTGTGATGTGTTAAATACTATGTGGCTGTCAATTTTGTGATGTGTGTGATGCTGTCAATTTCTGTGTGGCTGGCTGTGCTATGCCAGCCACTGCttgacctcagcgccaaatagaaTGGCGCTGAGATTGTACATGTCAGCGCTCGCCAATTGCTCAGCGCCAAGGTCTTTGGCGCTGAGATGCGTGCTCTCATCCCTCGGGAGGCAATCTCAGCGCCAAATCTTATGGCGCTGAGTTGGCCGCCCTCAGCGCCTAATTGTTTGGCACGGAGATtcaggcccccccccccccaaacgtCAGCAGACGGCCATAAACCGAAGGAAACGGCCGTCAAGTACTCAGCGCCGATGCAGTTGGCGCTGAGGTCGGGGTCTAGATCTGGTGATAGTTTTTGCCAGGGACCAAATTTGCAAATAGTTTTCAAAAAGGgccatattgtcaaattttcGGCTATAGTGAGAGTAGGTTAACTAGATGAGCACATGTTCGTGCCATTGGATGGCCTCGCTACCTCAGCTTTCtgttaaaaatttgacagactAGTAGTATGAAGTAATGAAAGTAGTACATATGTGTTTGAGAAATATTGGAACACTTACTGCAATACTGTAATAAAGTTGATCGGAAATATTGGTATTCGGGATTCCTCTGAACATCGATAGGATTCGGGGTTCCTCTGTGCTACATGTGATGAACAGTATTACTAGAATTTACTGAGTACACTTCTAGGCAGCACTATTTTGATTTTGTGCCTGTCAAATGTGCGTTCCTGAAGATTTTGTTTCTGATTGATTTGTGCCTATCAAATGTGTATTCCTGAAGATTTTGTTTCTGCCATTTGAAGCTATGTAATTCTGTTTTTACCATGAAATGAAATGTAGTGGATTCTGCGTTGGAAAACTGAATCGATCAACTTTTAGATGTTACAAAGAAAATTGCACATCTTCTGTAGAACCGGCTCACTCCGTGTCTGATACAGCTGCTTCTGAAAATCTCACATTAGATCCATCGCCGGCGGCCAACCCAATCAGAGAGTGTGCCTTTCTGACTATACTCAGAGCTTAGGCAAAAGAAGATTTGCAATGGCAAAAAATGTGACTTGAGTCAAGCACAGATATGGCGTCACCTTTTCTTTAggaaaaaaaggggggaaataTACTGTTGAGCCAAGTAAAGCCACTCTACTAACAATAACCCATACTAGAGACAGGATTAGGATACATCTGCCTTGTCAAGAAATTTAGCACACGCAACAATGGCCGAAAAGGCCATACCAGTTAGTTTAGCTCATTCAACCAACGGAAAAAAAGGCATGCACAGTTAACAAATTCAGCCCAACATATCAGATTTTTAGATGTAGCACAAAAATATTTGCATGCCTCCTCCAGAACCAGCTCACTCATGGTGTTCCATAATTCtcaataacaaaacaaattagtcAGCCACATGAATGATCATGTATTTGATAAGATTGGTAAGCATATCTGTTGTCATCCGGTAACTGCATTTGTTGATGTAGCACCTAGAGTGTACAGTGGTAATCACAGTAAAAATAAATCTCCATTTCTTCATCAAATAACTGGAAGATAGTACACTCTCAAAGGAAAATGCTGATGCTGACTGCAACACCATTTCACCTGCTAGAATTATATGTTCGTTGTCATTCATGTTGGTGGCTGCCATGTCCCCGGTTTGAAGGTAGCACCAGTTCCTGTCGGTTCAGAAGACCTGAAAGAACACAAACACGAGAATAGCCTTAATAATAATCAAATTGTTCCTTCAGTCTTAGCTCCAGATTAACTACAGTTGCTGTTGTCAAAAGGAGCATGCCTTCTATATTCTGCAACACTGAAATGATATCTGTAAGACATTGGCAGATCCATGATGGCATACAGTAATGCTAATTTGGTGGATTCATTATATTTTACTTGCAAGAACAAGGTGGATTCGTTATATTTTACTTGCAAGAACAATTATCATGTTCACATAAGAAGACCGCAAAGCAATGCTAAATGGGGAAGTCACAATACCCTCCAAAAAGAATTTAGTTCAAGAGCAAACGGTATATATTTTGGAGAACTGGAAAGCACCTGTCAGTATCTACGGTGGCATCCTCTGTATCATTTCCATCCTTTGATCTAGATACATCATCATGTCCTAAACAGTGAGATTGAAATGTTATCATGGATGTTGAAGGAGTTGTATCACATGCAGAAATGGAACAGGAGTATAAGATTATATACCTTTTCTCTGATCTAGCGAAGTATCAGGAAACTGCGGAATAGAACTTCTGAGATTTGGAGATTCAAACTTCCCTATATTTGGAGGAATATCGTTATTCAAACCATCAAGAGAAAAGGGCGAACCCCcaggaaaaataaatgaaaatacaTACATACTATAAAGTGACAAAAGCAACAGTTAAGAATCTGTAGTTGCTAAGGAGCAGAGACAAAAGAATGATGCCAATATTGTTTTTCTATTTCCAATGTTTTAACTGTTGGTGAAGTTAGAAAGTAGGAATTGCAAACAGAAACACATTGGTTGGTGTTCATGGGACATGATAGATATGTAACATCAGTTAAGCCTTGAACACAAAGAACTTGAAATGCATAAAGTCCAAAGAAAGCTAAAATTGCAGATAAACAATGAGGGGAAGTAAGAACAGGGGTTTGATTGTTGCCAATCCCACAAATGATCAAGTGCCACTATAAGGAGTTGCAAATTGTCAAGTTTTCCCAACTCTTAAGCAGATCCAGAAAGAACATACCAACCGTCTTGACTGGTCGGACACCGGtcttcttttcctcttcttctttcttttttgagtACTGGATTGAAACAGGTTAAAATATTAGTGGAGCAAAATCCATGAACATTCAAGAACACAATAACAGAATGATTATGGCGCATATGTATGTAATTTACATTTTCCCACTAACCAGTAATAATTCTACAAGTGAGATCGGTGGGAAGTAGGACAAAATTACATGGTGTAGTTTCATTGTTTTTTAAATGGAAGTTGCATGTAGCATAGTCATTTCCGAACGTAAGCTTAACAGAACCAATAGGTATCCTATAATGCTACACATGAGTAAACATACtgtagtaacttttttttaaaagataaactGAAAGTTAAGGCAATAAAGCATTTTGCCATCAATCCCAAGATGCATGGCTGGATgcatttaagttggtttttctAAAACACGGTAAGTAACAGTAATTCATGTATAGTCACCAAACAAACAATATGCATTACACAAATGTTATGAATTATTCTTGAGCCCAAACATTACAATTATCCCACAACATAAATCAGCAACATATGTAAAACAAGCCAACCAGTAACCACCACCGCAACATCAGCAAAAGAAAACTTGTGCGCTGCTTAATGTAGGCTTAACAAGAAAAGTAAAGAACACCTTCTTATTATTAATGTAGGGTTAAGGAGAAAAGAATTAGAGAGGATATAATCTGTAATCATGTTATGCATACATTCAATATTTTGCTTGACACGTTCACGCCTCGCTTCCAGCTCAGCCAACTCCTACAATAGTGCAGTGATACATCACAATCAGATGAAATCAAAATGTCACCTACATAGTATAAATGGAGACATGCTGTACATCAATAGCCTGCTCAAAATATTTGCAGAAAATCATGTGTGGAGCATGGCCATAATCTCACCTCTGGCGTCGGAGCTTTCTTCCTTTGTCCATTCAACCAGCAAATCCACTCAACTACAAGTGTGACACAACTATCAGAAAAATCCAAGCACGTCGATTCATACTTCGGAAATCAGAATCAAAGGTTCACAAACCACACATGCCTGCAGAAACAAAGTGCAAAGTCAGTAATCATATCAGGTTCTCTACACAAGCTAGAAGTTGAAGTTCATCGACTGAGAGGTAACCTTGAACAGTGGTCTGATCCTGGTCGCTCCCCTTGAACTCCACCCACCGTTTCTCCTCCACTGGTCAAAAAAGCCATCGAGAAAAAGCAACCACACACACCAAACCAAGAAATGAGCCGCCATTGATGTAGCCTACGAGAGTGGATTGAAGGAGGGGATGGGGGCGGGGAGGGAGACGTACTGacgccgtcgacctcctcgACGCGGGTGAAGTAGCGGTTGCCGAACTTGTCGGCGCCCACCTGGCACCTGCGTCCGCGAGCGGAACATCCCCAGCAGCCGCGACACC contains these protein-coding regions:
- the LOC127773227 gene encoding uncharacterized protein LOC127773227, yielding MARDLRGRGRRKAGHVRSLQDARRVVDMYGHRVGFKAKVVALHGGIRQARAVHAILSRQLGGEKKWEIRDMPKLELLIAVHRDIAAAAESLDYPIRAFTTAQHPPPAPGSPISLESVRLRLTACVLDDADEDDDGAYHFAGDELLRVTSLQHAGNALLHKQLGGGIVEDKVRGLGELLLGLATSMITEGPIPSVLFDDVPVQHPPLSKAKLLQFMRQAKRQILDVWDARISGPHFDGMRGQTAPVHAAGEAPSP